The following coding sequences lie in one Vicia villosa cultivar HV-30 ecotype Madison, WI unplaced genomic scaffold, Vvil1.0 ctg.000273F_1_1_2_unsc, whole genome shotgun sequence genomic window:
- the LOC131626173 gene encoding uncharacterized AAA domain-containing protein C24B10.10c-like, producing MTDTKFLQEILLYAARAALSYWVLVTGLRYLDPNRESTKKALEQKKQIAKRLGRPLIQTNPYEDVIACDVINPDHIDVEFDSIGGLETIKQALFELVILPLKRPDLFSHGKLLGPQKGVLLYGPPGTGKTMLAKAIAKESGAVFINVKISNLMSKWFGDAQKLGKCVLSL from the exons ATGACCGATACGAAGTTCCTGCAAGAGATATTGCTGTACGCAGCTAGGGCGGCACTGAGTTACTGGGTATTGGTCACAGGACTCCGTTACCTTGACCCTAACCGTGAATCAACCAAGAAAGCGCTTGAACAAAAGAAACAGATTGCCAAGCGTCTAGGTCGCCCCCTCATTCAAACCAATCCCTACGAG GATGTAATAGCCTGTGATGTTATAAACCCTGACCATATTGATGTGGAGTTTGACTCCATTGGGGGACTGGAAACTATTAAACAAGCTTTGTTTGAGCTTGTTATTCTGCCGTTGAAACGGCCCGACTTGTTTTCGCATGGCAAGCTCCTTGGACCACAAAAGGGGGTTTTGTTGTATGGACCTCCTGGCACTGGGAAAACCATGCTTGCCAAAGCTATTGCCAAGGAGTCTGGAGCAGTGTTCATTAATGTGAAGATATCTAACCTCATGAGCAAATGGTTTGGGGATGCGCAAAAGCTTGGTAAGTGTGTGCTATCTTTATGA